A genomic stretch from Nocardia wallacei includes:
- a CDS encoding ABC transporter permease, with product MASRYYPPGVRPILVAGSSVSAPIMRLGHMATFFLRVLGGIPVVLRNYRAEFLKMLSNVTWGNGSIVVGGGTGQVILVLGAAAGAIVGIEGFSALKLLGMAPATGMIASTAATRELAPIMASIAFAAQAGCRFTAQLGSMRIAEEIDALDSIAIRPIPYLVTTRMLASIVAMIPLYLACLAFSYLAVEIVVGLSGGQSPGTYEHYFRLVLSSTDIIYSLSKAIVFVILTTTIQCYFGFYASGGPQGVGVAAGRAMRASITVMIFVNLLMTMTLWGFDAGARISG from the coding sequence ATGGCCTCGCGATACTATCCGCCGGGGGTACGGCCGATCCTCGTCGCCGGGAGTTCGGTCTCCGCTCCGATCATGCGGCTCGGGCATATGGCGACCTTCTTTCTCCGGGTGCTCGGCGGAATTCCCGTGGTACTGCGGAACTATCGGGCCGAATTCCTGAAGATGCTGTCGAACGTGACCTGGGGCAACGGCTCCATCGTCGTGGGCGGCGGCACCGGGCAGGTCATTCTGGTGCTCGGCGCGGCGGCCGGGGCGATCGTCGGCATCGAGGGCTTCAGCGCGCTGAAACTGCTGGGTATGGCCCCCGCGACGGGCATGATCGCCTCGACCGCGGCGACCCGCGAACTGGCGCCCATCATGGCCTCGATCGCCTTCGCCGCGCAGGCGGGCTGCCGATTCACCGCACAGCTGGGATCGATGCGCATCGCCGAGGAGATCGACGCGCTCGACTCCATCGCCATCCGCCCGATCCCGTATCTGGTCACCACCCGGATGCTGGCCTCGATCGTCGCGATGATCCCGTTGTATCTGGCCTGCCTGGCCTTCAGCTACCTCGCCGTGGAAATCGTCGTCGGATTGTCGGGCGGGCAATCACCGGGCACCTACGAGCACTATTTCCGGCTCGTGCTCAGCAGCACGGACATCATCTATTCCCTGTCGAAGGCCATCGTTTTCGTCATCCTCACCACGACGATCCAATGCTATTTCGGTTTCTACGCCTCCGGCGGCCCGCAGGGCGTGGGGGTGGCGGCGGGCCGCGCCATGCGCGCCAGTATCACCGTGATGATCTTCGTGAATCTGCTGATGACGATGACCCTGTGGGGCTTCGACGCCGGCGCGAGAATCAGTGGGTAG
- a CDS encoding MlaD family protein — MSIAFESDGKVLPNWQLLLRGLAFLVVLAAVSGLMIARSQGAFRDTVRVTAELVNVGDGLPAKSDVKYQGVLVGQVTEVVPSTDGGPNHVHIDMKPGQLSGIPATVTARVVPSNVFAVPSIQLVYNGRGAPLAPGARIPEDRSQETVRLQTSLTALSRIAAAAGRSGSDPALGILAVVERATAGHGSEAVRAGAELTRIAQALNDTMVPDGTGSTLDALTRALDGLRSSAPDLLGAVHSAVTPLRAVAERRDQLTTLLTGGLATTGTVATALENNTGTLTGITGKLGPALGTIADGSPNFAQMAISQSQMSYDFIKLWDTADQNMNAKIILELTPHRQYTRADCPRYGDLEGPSCRTGPPGGPTIIGPNAAPVSSPALIGGNVGAIGSRQEQEQIAAILGGSPNAAADLLFGPLLRGNDAKLTPAPAPAGEPPR, encoded by the coding sequence ATGTCGATTGCGTTCGAATCCGACGGCAAGGTATTGCCGAACTGGCAGCTGTTGCTGCGCGGTCTCGCCTTCCTGGTCGTGCTCGCCGCGGTGTCCGGTCTGATGATCGCGCGGTCCCAGGGCGCGTTCCGCGACACCGTGCGTGTGACGGCGGAACTGGTCAATGTGGGTGACGGCCTGCCCGCGAAGTCGGATGTGAAGTATCAGGGCGTTCTGGTCGGTCAGGTCACCGAGGTGGTCCCGTCGACCGACGGCGGTCCCAACCACGTGCACATCGACATGAAACCCGGTCAGCTGTCGGGCATTCCGGCCACCGTGACCGCACGCGTCGTGCCGAGCAACGTGTTCGCGGTGCCCTCGATCCAGCTGGTGTACAACGGCAGGGGCGCGCCGCTCGCCCCGGGCGCGCGCATCCCGGAGGACCGCAGCCAGGAGACCGTCCGGCTGCAGACCTCGCTCACCGCGCTCAGCCGAATCGCCGCCGCCGCAGGGCGTTCCGGCTCGGATCCGGCGCTGGGCATCCTGGCCGTCGTCGAACGCGCGACCGCCGGGCACGGCAGCGAGGCGGTCCGGGCGGGGGCGGAGCTGACCCGAATCGCCCAGGCGCTCAACGACACGATGGTCCCGGACGGTACCGGTTCCACCCTCGACGCGCTGACCCGAGCGCTCGACGGGCTGCGGTCCTCGGCGCCGGATCTGCTCGGCGCGGTGCACAGCGCGGTGACGCCGCTGCGCGCGGTAGCCGAGCGCCGCGACCAGCTGACCACCTTGCTGACCGGCGGTCTGGCCACCACCGGGACCGTGGCGACGGCCCTCGAGAACAACACCGGCACCCTCACCGGCATCACCGGCAAACTCGGTCCGGCACTCGGCACGATCGCCGACGGCAGCCCGAACTTCGCGCAGATGGCGATCTCGCAGAGTCAGATGTCCTACGACTTCATCAAACTGTGGGACACGGCGGATCAGAACATGAACGCCAAGATCATCCTCGAACTCACCCCGCACCGGCAGTACACCCGCGCCGACTGCCCGCGCTACGGCGATCTCGAGGGGCCGAGTTGCCGGACCGGACCGCCGGGTGGCCCCACCATCATCGGGCCCAACGCGGCGCCGGTGAGTAGCCCCGCGCTGATCGGCGGCAATGTGGGGGCGATCGGCAGCCGGCAGGAGCAGGAGCAGATCGCCGCCATCCTCGGCGGGTCACCCAACGCCGCGGCCGACCTCCTGTTCGGCCCGCTGCTGCGGGGCAACGACGCCAAGCTGACCCCCGCGCCCGCACCGGCAGGAGAACCGCCGCGATGA
- a CDS encoding MCE family protein has product MSYRKPLLILILFLVVSIGLTWTMYVTLSRSVSGRTETYSAIFTDVSGLHAGDDVRMAGVRVGRVRAVDLDGIRAKVTFEVQRDQTLYGNTAASVTYQNLIGQRYLGLSLRDFGDSKALRPGGQIPVEHTEPSFDISRLLNGFEPLFSVLDPQQVDNISAAVVRALQGDDGAITTLIAETASLAQAFAGPDQVLGQVIDNLSAVLGDLSRQSGELKTVLQQTRRIFDGLAQHRDVLFGQVEAISGTLGRAADVVRGASPALNQFVDREPGFAQHFVEGKDKFAYVGFNLPYLLKGLARITNNGAFLDAYVCEVKVSMIPGIDPLMSAILGQVTPSGRVENSGICR; this is encoded by the coding sequence ATGAGTTACCGCAAACCGTTGCTGATCCTGATCCTGTTCCTCGTCGTCTCGATCGGGCTGACCTGGACGATGTATGTCACCTTGTCGCGCAGCGTGAGTGGCAGGACCGAGACGTACTCGGCGATCTTCACCGATGTGTCGGGCCTGCACGCGGGCGACGACGTGCGGATGGCCGGGGTCCGAGTGGGCCGGGTGCGGGCCGTCGACCTCGACGGGATCCGGGCCAAGGTGACCTTCGAGGTGCAGCGGGACCAGACGCTGTACGGCAACACCGCGGCCTCGGTCACCTACCAGAACCTCATCGGGCAGCGCTATCTCGGATTGTCGTTGCGGGACTTCGGCGATTCGAAGGCGCTGCGGCCGGGCGGTCAGATCCCCGTCGAGCACACCGAGCCCTCGTTCGATATCTCGCGGCTGCTCAACGGATTCGAGCCGCTGTTCAGCGTGCTCGATCCGCAGCAGGTCGACAACATCAGCGCGGCGGTGGTGCGGGCGTTGCAGGGCGACGACGGCGCCATCACCACCCTGATCGCCGAAACCGCTTCGCTCGCACAGGCGTTCGCGGGGCCGGATCAGGTCCTCGGGCAGGTGATCGACAATCTGAGCGCGGTGCTGGGCGACCTGTCGCGGCAGAGCGGCGAACTGAAGACCGTGCTACAGCAGACCCGCCGGATCTTCGACGGCCTGGCGCAGCATCGCGACGTGCTGTTCGGACAGGTCGAAGCGATCTCCGGCACGCTGGGCCGCGCCGCGGACGTGGTGCGTGGCGCCAGTCCGGCGCTGAACCAGTTCGTCGATCGCGAGCCGGGTTTCGCCCAGCACTTCGTCGAGGGCAAGGACAAGTTCGCCTATGTGGGTTTCAACCTGCCGTACCTGCTCAAGGGGCTGGCCCGGATCACCAACAACGGCGCCTTTCTCGACGCGTACGTCTGTGAGGTCAAGGTCAGCATGATCCCCGGGATCGATCCGCTGATGTCGGCGATCCTCGGTCAGGTCACCCCCAGCGGCAGGGTCGAGAACTCCGGGATCTGTAGGTAG
- a CDS encoding MCE family protein translates to MRQLFRRQTRGRRRPLEEYSKLRIGVVAVAVLAVVVAVTVFVNSLHLGQETYRANFAQAAGLGAGDGVTLAGIQVGTVTGTRLAGDHVVVTMKLRRGLPLGADSGAAIKLTTLLGSRYVELRPSGSGRLPGNTIALARTEVPYDLETALENATTTFSSIDADRVAQTMSALTEQLRGTPALVPDTLRNMRTLATVIGDRRAQLGQLLTSTDQVTTLLREQQTELAGMVAQGRNVLQELISRQQAIVGLLNAATTLVQQLQPIAVDDQPEIQQLLDNLAQMTGMIAGHDDLLRNILQILPVPWRLFANATGTGQELVGNGPDGAFIDSFMCALSGYAQRVNQPTYFQDCK, encoded by the coding sequence GTGAGACAACTGTTCCGGAGGCAGACCCGCGGGCGTCGCCGGCCGCTCGAGGAGTACAGCAAGCTGCGGATCGGGGTCGTCGCGGTGGCGGTGCTCGCGGTGGTCGTGGCGGTCACCGTGTTCGTCAATTCGCTGCACCTCGGCCAGGAGACCTATCGGGCGAATTTCGCGCAGGCCGCGGGGCTCGGCGCGGGTGACGGCGTCACGCTCGCGGGCATTCAGGTCGGCACCGTCACCGGCACCCGGCTGGCGGGCGACCATGTGGTGGTCACCATGAAACTGCGGCGCGGGTTGCCGCTGGGCGCCGACTCGGGCGCGGCGATCAAGCTCACCACGCTGCTCGGTTCGCGCTATGTGGAACTGCGGCCCTCGGGTTCGGGTCGCCTGCCCGGCAACACCATCGCGCTCGCCCGCACCGAGGTGCCCTACGACCTCGAGACCGCGCTGGAGAACGCCACCACCACCTTCTCCAGCATCGACGCCGACCGGGTCGCGCAGACCATGAGCGCGCTGACCGAGCAGCTGCGCGGCACCCCGGCGCTGGTTCCCGACACGCTGCGGAACATGCGGACCCTGGCCACGGTGATCGGCGACCGGCGCGCGCAGCTCGGGCAGCTGCTCACCAGCACCGACCAGGTGACCACGCTGCTGCGCGAGCAGCAGACGGAGTTGGCCGGGATGGTCGCGCAGGGCCGGAATGTCCTGCAGGAGTTGATTTCCCGGCAGCAGGCCATCGTGGGCCTGCTCAACGCCGCGACCACCCTGGTGCAGCAGCTGCAGCCGATCGCGGTGGACGATCAGCCCGAAATCCAGCAGCTGCTCGACAATCTGGCCCAGATGACGGGAATGATCGCCGGGCACGACGACCTGCTGCGCAACATTCTGCAGATTCTCCCCGTGCCGTGGCGGCTGTTCGCCAATGCCACCGGCACCGGTCAGGAATTGGTGGGCAACGGGCCCGACGGTGCGTTCATCGATTCCTTCATGTGCGCGCTGAGCGGTTACGCGCAGCGGGTCAACCAGCCGACCTACTTCCAGGACTGCAAATGA
- a CDS encoding MCE family protein, whose amino-acid sequence MRSAIRGLKLAAVALLGAVLAGCSSGPLGGMTDSSITVTAQFANANGLYVGNPVSVLGMRIGKVTDIQPRGNRVDVTMKVDKWVRIPADAQAVTVSDSVLTDRHIEFTPVYRTGPVLADRAVLGIDRTRTPVEFDSLLAMADKLSNSLGSNDNGQGPVAGLLDIGSQIAAGNGNELRDAMSELARALQLGPDNGEATRAAVTKVVQNLDALTAAAARNDQALRDFGSGIRTLSDILAEQDLGSGDTGAKLNQIVTQMTGLMERNRGNLARLASNSNTMTKSMADYNDNLAEFLDVFPLVTDNAYNAIDPNLRALRGTVGLDRFLLDGQMLKSVCNLLGLRELGCATGTARDMGPDFGIGQMLSVIAGAPPK is encoded by the coding sequence ATGAGAAGTGCGATTCGAGGGCTGAAGCTGGCGGCCGTGGCATTGCTCGGGGCGGTGCTGGCCGGATGTTCCAGCGGTCCGCTCGGTGGTATGACCGATTCGTCGATCACCGTGACGGCGCAATTCGCCAATGCGAACGGTCTGTACGTCGGCAATCCGGTGTCGGTGCTCGGCATGCGAATCGGCAAGGTGACCGACATTCAGCCGCGCGGCAACCGCGTGGACGTGACCATGAAAGTCGACAAGTGGGTGCGGATTCCGGCCGACGCCCAGGCGGTCACCGTCTCCGATTCGGTGCTGACCGACCGGCACATCGAGTTCACGCCGGTCTATCGCACCGGCCCGGTGCTGGCCGATCGCGCCGTGCTGGGTATCGACCGCACACGGACACCGGTCGAGTTCGACAGCCTGCTGGCGATGGCCGACAAATTGTCGAATTCACTGGGTAGCAACGACAACGGGCAGGGGCCGGTCGCCGGTCTGCTCGACATCGGGTCGCAGATCGCCGCCGGAAACGGCAACGAACTGCGCGACGCGATGAGCGAGCTGGCGCGTGCGCTGCAGCTCGGCCCGGACAACGGGGAGGCGACCCGCGCGGCCGTGACGAAGGTGGTCCAGAATCTCGACGCCCTCACCGCGGCCGCCGCACGCAACGATCAGGCGCTGCGCGACTTCGGGTCCGGCATCCGGACGCTCAGCGACATTCTGGCCGAACAGGATCTGGGATCCGGGGACACCGGGGCGAAGCTGAACCAGATCGTCACGCAGATGACCGGCCTGATGGAGCGCAACCGCGGCAATCTCGCGAGACTGGCCTCGAATTCGAACACCATGACGAAATCCATGGCGGACTACAACGACAATCTCGCCGAGTTTCTCGACGTCTTCCCGCTGGTGACCGACAACGCATACAACGCGATCGACCCGAATCTGCGCGCGTTGCGCGGCACGGTCGGCCTGGACAGGTTCCTGCTGGACGGGCAGATGCTGAAGTCGGTGTGCAATCTGCTGGGGCTGCGGGAACTCGGCTGCGCGACCGGAACCGCGCGCGACATGGGGCCGGACTTCGGTATCGGCCAGATGCTCTCCGTGATCGCGGGAGCACCGCCGAAATAG
- a CDS encoding MCE family protein codes for MKFAPGHRGSRRCLLGIAAVVTVSATGCSVSLDKLPLPAPGVEGYSLTATFANALNLPTKAKVRLNGADVGQVESMQAKDYTAVVSMRIRSGVLLSAGTTAELRSATPMGDVFVALTPPAQPDPGAPNLADGASIPLRSTSAAATIEEVLTRAALLVNGGAIENVTSLANSLGEAVGGRGDRLATLIRETRDLVRNLAARSDRIREILASTGEVSASLAGQRADVTDAMAAAGPALQVIGDNTQNIVDLIGQVNRITDQLAKFPSVQGANDRSLIQSVNKLAENLNIAANSPGANLDALISNVPLIMKVTNAASAHVNVDIAKLAVGAVPDPGSPADSGGRPPDATDWVNFIGSLSYTLDRLKDRVEPGR; via the coding sequence ATGAAATTCGCTCCGGGACACCGTGGTTCGCGGCGCTGTCTGCTCGGTATCGCCGCGGTGGTGACCGTGTCGGCCACCGGCTGCTCGGTGAGCCTGGACAAACTTCCGCTGCCCGCGCCGGGCGTCGAGGGCTATTCGCTGACGGCCACGTTCGCCAACGCGCTCAATCTGCCGACCAAGGCGAAGGTCCGGCTCAACGGCGCCGACGTCGGCCAGGTCGAGTCGATGCAGGCGAAGGACTACACCGCCGTGGTGTCGATGCGCATCCGGTCCGGTGTGCTATTATCCGCGGGGACCACCGCCGAATTGCGTTCGGCCACACCGATGGGCGATGTCTTCGTCGCATTGACACCCCCGGCGCAGCCCGATCCCGGTGCGCCGAACCTCGCCGACGGGGCGAGCATTCCGCTGCGGTCGACCTCGGCGGCGGCGACCATCGAGGAGGTGCTCACCCGGGCCGCGCTGCTGGTCAACGGCGGTGCCATCGAGAATGTGACGAGCCTGGCGAACAGTCTCGGGGAGGCCGTGGGCGGCCGCGGCGACCGCTTGGCCACGCTGATCCGGGAGACCAGGGATCTGGTGCGCAATCTCGCGGCCCGTTCCGACCGCATTCGCGAAATACTTGCCAGTACCGGCGAGGTGAGTGCGTCGCTGGCGGGGCAGCGTGCGGATGTGACCGATGCGATGGCCGCCGCCGGTCCGGCGCTGCAGGTCATCGGCGACAATACGCAGAACATCGTCGATCTCATCGGTCAGGTCAACCGGATCACCGATCAGCTCGCCAAATTCCCGTCGGTGCAGGGCGCCAACGACCGCAGCTTGATCCAGTCGGTGAACAAGCTGGCCGAGAACCTGAATATCGCGGCGAATTCGCCCGGCGCGAACCTCGACGCGCTCATCTCGAACGTGCCGCTGATCATGAAGGTGACGAATGCGGCCTCCGCCCACGTGAATGTCGATATCGCCAAGCTCGCGGTCGGCGCGGTGCCGGATCCGGGCAGTCCGGCCGACTCCGGTGGCCGGCCGCCGGACGCGACGGACTGGGTGAATTTCATCGGATCGCTGTCGTACACCCTCGACCGTCTGAAGGACAGAGTCGAGCCGGGCCGATGA
- a CDS encoding MlaD family protein, with the protein MNTGAVRNVVLEPPARALVYSARLLSRHRLLTSGLGLVLVLALGVGYLLLGSLQINPLRSQYRVRVELAQSGGLLPDQDVTLRGVRVGRVRAVDVDGDKVVAVAAIDSGVRIPVGGDVRVSSLSAAGEQFLDFLPATQSGPYLSDGDVITQEHTATPVTMATVLGSMSGTLTQIDPAQIEGIVRELGGGSAAPEKLAAIVDGGMFLLSTLDSVLPQTVSLLRNSKAVLTTLGDVAPGLRVTAGNLSQTMAGVGSMADGYGTLVDGAPNLLAGVDNIIADNSPTMVQLLGNLTTTAQMAYLHIPALQEFFWPQQRTGSTLDAIHSAMHDGAVWAIVSPYPKYSCDYDLPRDPGSVPDYPEPFLHARCTNPDPSILPRGAANAPRPPGDNTATIPPGVDPLQRADPTPTGPYTVPNTYGGPYVPGG; encoded by the coding sequence ATGAACACAGGTGCTGTACGGAATGTCGTGCTGGAGCCGCCCGCGCGGGCGCTGGTGTACTCGGCGCGGCTGCTGTCGCGGCACCGCCTGCTGACCTCCGGGCTCGGGCTGGTGCTCGTGCTGGCGCTCGGCGTCGGGTATCTGCTGCTGGGCTCCTTGCAGATCAACCCGTTGCGGTCGCAATACCGGGTGCGGGTGGAGCTGGCGCAGTCCGGCGGGCTGCTGCCCGATCAGGACGTGACGCTGCGCGGGGTGCGGGTCGGGCGGGTGCGGGCCGTCGATGTGGACGGCGACAAGGTGGTCGCGGTCGCCGCCATCGATTCCGGTGTGCGCATCCCGGTGGGTGGGGATGTGCGGGTTTCGTCGCTGTCGGCGGCCGGCGAGCAGTTCCTGGACTTCCTGCCCGCGACCCAGAGCGGGCCGTATCTGTCCGACGGCGACGTAATCACCCAGGAGCACACGGCGACTCCGGTCACCATGGCCACCGTGCTCGGCAGTATGAGCGGCACGCTGACGCAGATCGATCCGGCCCAGATCGAGGGTATCGTCCGCGAACTCGGCGGGGGTTCGGCCGCGCCGGAGAAGCTGGCGGCGATCGTCGACGGCGGGATGTTCCTGCTCTCGACCCTGGATTCGGTGCTGCCGCAGACGGTTTCGCTGCTGCGCAACAGCAAGGCGGTGCTCACCACGCTCGGTGACGTCGCGCCGGGGCTGCGGGTGACCGCGGGGAATCTGTCGCAGACGATGGCGGGCGTCGGGTCGATGGCGGACGGCTACGGGACATTGGTCGACGGTGCGCCGAATCTCCTTGCGGGAGTGGACAATATCATCGCCGACAACTCGCCGACCATGGTGCAGCTGCTGGGCAATCTGACCACTACGGCGCAGATGGCGTATCTGCACATTCCGGCGCTCCAGGAATTCTTCTGGCCGCAGCAGCGCACCGGTTCGACACTCGACGCGATCCATTCCGCGATGCACGACGGCGCGGTGTGGGCCATCGTCAGTCCCTACCCCAAATACTCCTGCGACTACGACCTGCCGCGCGATCCGGGATCGGTCCCCGACTATCCGGAGCCGTTCCTGCACGCGCGCTGCACCAACCCCGATCCGTCGATCCTGCCCCGCGGCGCCGCCAACGCGCCCCGGCCGCCGGGCGACAACACGGCCACCATTCCACCCGGCGTCGACCCGCTGCAGCGCGCGGACCCGACGCCCACCGGCCCCTACACCGTTCCGAACACCTACGGCGGCCCGTACGTGCCGGGAGGGTGA
- a CDS encoding flavin reductase — MADLIPLSNLTSVSTSPQQVAVAVFKDWVTYSNLLVADGLTVTVPTVDQLDGVWKLGARYSRFPITDLGEKLAVCGLELDYDASSYGPVVPAGIGWLACRVVARVDLGGVRCLPGWDARGAVMPGGGLR, encoded by the coding sequence GTGGCGGATTTGATTCCGTTGTCGAATCTGACGTCGGTGTCGACCAGCCCGCAGCAGGTGGCGGTTGCTGTCTTCAAGGATTGGGTGACGTACTCGAATTTACTGGTGGCGGATGGTCTTACGGTGACCGTGCCGACGGTCGATCAGTTGGATGGCGTGTGGAAACTCGGTGCGCGTTATTCGAGGTTTCCGATCACCGATCTGGGTGAGAAGTTGGCCGTGTGCGGGCTCGAGTTGGATTACGACGCTTCCTCGTACGGGCCGGTGGTTCCCGCAGGGATCGGGTGGTTGGCCTGTCGGGTGGTGGCGCGGGTGGATCTCGGTGGGGTGCGGTGTCTTCCAGGATGGGATGCTCGCGGAGCAGTGATGCCGGGTGGCGGGTTGCGGTAG
- a CDS encoding TetR/AcrR family transcriptional regulator, with translation MASPRRIGAPDAKNRAVLMDAVEELMLEEGYAAVTSRSVARKAGLKYQLVHYYFRTMDDLLLAVFQRRAEEGLRRQAEALSGPEPLRALWEFSTKPGAARLVMEFAALANHRKVIRTALTEYSQRFREAEITALRKLLREYRIDTDAYPPAVFAVMAAGMSRLLMLEESLDVTGGHPETFEWVERHLDRLERRRSEAVSDSSHTAH, from the coding sequence ATGGCATCGCCGAGGAGGATCGGTGCGCCCGACGCCAAGAACCGCGCGGTGCTGATGGATGCCGTGGAAGAGCTGATGCTCGAGGAGGGGTACGCGGCGGTCACCTCGCGCAGCGTGGCCCGCAAGGCGGGACTGAAGTACCAGCTGGTGCACTACTACTTCCGCACGATGGACGACCTGTTGCTGGCGGTGTTCCAGCGCCGCGCCGAGGAGGGACTGCGCCGGCAGGCGGAGGCGCTGTCGGGACCCGAGCCGTTGCGCGCGCTGTGGGAATTCAGCACCAAGCCCGGCGCCGCCCGGCTGGTCATGGAGTTCGCGGCCCTGGCCAACCACCGCAAGGTGATCCGGACCGCGCTGACCGAGTACTCCCAGCGATTCCGCGAGGCCGAGATTACCGCACTGCGAAAGCTGTTGCGGGAGTATCGGATCGACACCGACGCCTACCCCCCGGCCGTGTTCGCGGTGATGGCGGCGGGAATGTCGCGGCTCCTGATGCTCGAGGAGTCGCTCGACGTGACCGGCGGGCACCCGGAGACGTTCGAATGGGTCGAGCGGCATCTGGATCGGCTCGAGCGACGGCGGTCCGAAGCCGTCAGCGATTCTTCGCATACGGCGCACTGA
- a CDS encoding DUF427 domain-containing protein, producing the protein MQPSGYADWPDYRVDVRRVRNLIRVRFGADTLAETTAGLLVAEQDHGIAFYVPEADVRFDLLVPVPLTSRCPFKGTARYWRPAAHPDPVAWEYPEPYAEVALLRGHLGFYQDRARVEVGVAVPAVSAPYAKNR; encoded by the coding sequence GTGCAACCGTCAGGTTATGCCGATTGGCCCGATTACCGCGTCGACGTGCGGCGCGTCCGGAATCTGATTCGCGTGAGGTTCGGCGCGGACACGCTCGCGGAGACGACGGCGGGGCTGCTGGTCGCGGAGCAGGACCACGGGATCGCGTTCTATGTTCCCGAGGCGGACGTGCGGTTCGATCTGCTCGTCCCCGTGCCGCTGACCAGCCGCTGCCCGTTCAAGGGCACGGCCCGGTACTGGCGTCCGGCCGCACATCCGGATCCGGTGGCGTGGGAGTATCCCGAGCCGTACGCGGAAGTGGCGCTGCTGCGCGGGCATCTCGGCTTCTATCAGGACCGCGCCCGGGTCGAGGTGGGCGTGGCCGTGCCGGCGGTCAGTGCGCCGTATGCGAAGAATCGCTGA
- a CDS encoding acyl-CoA thioesterase, whose amino-acid sequence MSERDARATAVRSWTQRELLRLMDVRPEGEGRYLAPAHGPTERNVVEAGQILGAAVVAAAKEVPHQRVTSVSMIFARIAEHEAPLDISVETLRTGRTFTTAQVRIGQREQLCATGLVLLDAGAPDLVRDAEEPPRVPPPETLRPLAIAGAEVEGRDMRVVDDAYDPDPDRIGPPELFVWTRFRDAPGHERLHAALLSQSTTHWTVAAALRPHAGFGEAMAHRSISTGITMATITFHDEADVSRWLLYATRATYTGRGQAHSEGRVHAQDGRLVASYTVHAMVRGFPSTRRASGPLL is encoded by the coding sequence ATGAGCGAGCGAGACGCCCGCGCCACGGCCGTGCGGTCGTGGACGCAGCGGGAACTGCTGCGCCTGATGGACGTGCGGCCGGAAGGCGAGGGTCGATACCTCGCCCCGGCGCACGGCCCGACCGAGCGCAATGTGGTCGAGGCGGGCCAAATACTCGGGGCGGCGGTGGTGGCCGCCGCGAAGGAGGTGCCGCACCAGCGCGTGACGTCGGTGTCGATGATCTTCGCGCGGATCGCCGAACACGAAGCGCCGCTGGATATCTCGGTCGAGACACTGCGGACCGGCCGCACCTTCACCACCGCGCAGGTGCGGATCGGGCAGCGCGAGCAGCTCTGTGCCACAGGCCTCGTGCTGCTCGACGCCGGTGCGCCCGATCTCGTGCGCGATGCCGAGGAACCGCCGCGGGTGCCTCCGCCCGAAACCCTGCGTCCGCTCGCGATTGCGGGGGCGGAGGTGGAGGGCCGCGACATGCGCGTGGTCGACGATGCCTACGACCCGGACCCGGATCGGATCGGCCCGCCGGAACTGTTCGTATGGACCCGATTCCGGGACGCTCCCGGCCACGAGCGCCTGCACGCGGCACTGCTGAGCCAGTCGACCACGCACTGGACGGTGGCGGCGGCCCTGCGCCCGCACGCGGGGTTCGGCGAGGCCATGGCACACCGGTCGATCTCCACCGGAATCACCATGGCTACCATTACTTTTCACGACGAGGCGGACGTGTCACGGTGGCTGCTGTACGCCACGCGCGCCACCTATACCGGCCGGGGGCAGGCGCACAGCGAGGGGCGGGTACACGCCCAGGACGGCCGGTTGGTCGCCTCCTACACCGTGCACGCGATGGTGCGCGGCTTCCCCTCCACCCGCCGCGCGTCCGGTCCCCTGCTCTGA